One window of the Anaeromyxobacter dehalogenans 2CP-C genome contains the following:
- a CDS encoding type II toxin-antitoxin system RelE/ParE family toxin: protein MLEVRFFETDAGNSQPRDFLDGLPPKDRAYIVGDIAALRDYGIHAPISTRTIKGGGNRGMSEIRTGNFRTFYCFKYRVIWILHVCKKQDQHAGIEVARKRMQKL, encoded by the coding sequence ATGCTTGAGGTGCGGTTCTTCGAGACCGACGCAGGCAACAGCCAGCCCCGAGACTTCCTCGACGGGCTGCCGCCGAAGGATCGTGCCTACATCGTTGGGGACATCGCCGCACTCCGCGACTACGGCATTCACGCGCCGATTTCGACGAGGACGATCAAGGGCGGAGGCAACCGGGGCATGTCTGAGATCCGGACCGGCAACTTCCGCACGTTCTACTGCTTCAAGTACCGGGTGATCTGGATCCTCCACGTCTGCAAGAAGCAAGATCAGCACGCCGGGATCGAAGTGGCGCGGAAGCGCATGCAGAAGCTGTAG
- a CDS encoding cytochrome c3 family protein: MPVAPFAAFLALALAATPQPSPQSARVASVPEAAGGVVMTALPPPPSKVVRTTKTYGTVTLDHAAHLARKISCKSCHGNGAVTKIEFTPRQAHDTCRSCHVQLAKGPTDCRGCHVVPPKEAPAVAEAAPAPAAGAVIRAGEARPVMSAGPSAGAATGVAAVRGAAAVPSLPHGDAGEVEPGPALAPFVRTLEAGLSVLGGTGQDLVAGPSVRLTSHYDRALLTHSLDWVGGRDQGRVLFMVGGGAELPVHERVSLQLVGIGGVDAAGSTVVLMPALGARVGLAWRRPVSWLDTLTFSFSGVSDLVRRRNDLGEREGGTMFAFGLMSGFRLEQFAR, from the coding sequence ATGCCCGTGGCGCCCTTCGCAGCGTTCCTGGCGCTGGCGCTCGCCGCGACGCCCCAGCCTTCCCCGCAGAGCGCGCGGGTGGCCTCGGTCCCGGAGGCCGCCGGCGGCGTGGTGATGACGGCGCTCCCGCCGCCGCCGTCGAAGGTCGTCCGCACCACCAAGACCTACGGCACGGTCACGCTCGACCACGCCGCGCACCTCGCGCGGAAGATCTCCTGCAAGTCCTGCCACGGGAACGGCGCGGTCACGAAGATCGAGTTCACGCCGAGGCAAGCCCACGACACCTGCCGCAGCTGCCACGTGCAGCTCGCGAAGGGGCCGACCGACTGCCGTGGCTGCCACGTGGTGCCGCCGAAGGAGGCGCCGGCGGTGGCCGAGGCCGCCCCTGCGCCCGCTGCCGGGGCGGTGATCCGGGCCGGCGAGGCGCGGCCGGTCATGTCGGCGGGGCCCTCCGCCGGCGCCGCGACCGGCGTCGCTGCGGTCAGGGGCGCCGCGGCGGTGCCGTCGCTGCCGCACGGCGACGCGGGCGAGGTGGAGCCCGGGCCGGCGCTGGCGCCGTTCGTGCGCACGCTCGAGGCCGGCCTCTCCGTGCTCGGCGGCACGGGTCAGGACCTCGTCGCCGGCCCCTCCGTCCGGCTCACCTCGCACTACGACCGGGCGCTCCTCACGCACAGCCTGGACTGGGTGGGCGGGCGGGACCAGGGCCGCGTCCTGTTCATGGTGGGCGGCGGCGCCGAGCTCCCGGTGCACGAGCGCGTCTCGCTCCAGCTCGTCGGCATCGGCGGCGTGGACGCGGCCGGGAGCACGGTCGTGCTCATGCCCGCCCTGGGCGCGCGGGTGGGCCTGGCGTGGCGGCGCCCCGTCTCCTGGCTCGACACGCTCACCTTCTCCTTCTCCGGCGTGTCCGACCTGGTGCGACGCCGCAACGACCTCGGTGAGCGCGAGGGCGGGACCATGTTCGCCTTCGGCCTGATGTCGGGGTTCCGGCTGGAGCAGTTCGCGCGCTGA
- the msrA gene encoding peptide-methionine (S)-S-oxide reductase MsrA — protein sequence MFAKKPSLPAAGEALPGRAEPMPVPEQHFVSGNRIVPPFPEGLEFADFGLGCFWGAERVFWKLPGVYATAVGYAGGVTPNPTYREVCTGRTGHAEVVRVVFDPAKISYADLLKVFWESHDPTQGMRQGNDVGTQYRSAVYTHGEAQRRLAEASREAYRAALAARGGGAITTELRDAPPFYYAEEYHQQYLAKNPEGYCGIGGTGVTCPAFAAR from the coding sequence ATGTTCGCCAAGAAGCCCAGCCTTCCGGCGGCCGGCGAGGCGCTCCCCGGCCGCGCCGAGCCGATGCCCGTCCCCGAGCAGCACTTCGTCAGCGGGAACCGGATCGTCCCCCCGTTCCCCGAGGGCCTGGAGTTCGCCGACTTCGGCCTCGGCTGCTTCTGGGGCGCCGAGCGGGTGTTCTGGAAGCTGCCGGGCGTGTACGCGACCGCGGTCGGCTACGCGGGCGGCGTGACGCCCAACCCGACGTACCGCGAGGTCTGCACCGGCCGCACCGGGCACGCGGAGGTCGTGCGCGTGGTGTTCGACCCGGCCAAGATCTCGTACGCCGATCTCCTGAAGGTGTTCTGGGAGTCGCACGACCCGACGCAGGGCATGCGGCAGGGGAACGACGTCGGCACGCAGTACCGCTCGGCGGTCTACACGCACGGCGAGGCGCAGCGGCGGCTGGCGGAGGCGTCGCGCGAGGCGTACCGGGCCGCGCTCGCGGCGCGCGGCGGCGGGGCGATCACCACCGAGCTCCGCGACGCGCCGCCGTTCTACTATGCCGAGGAGTATCACCAGCAGTACCTGGCCAAGAACCCGGAGGGCTACTGCGGGATCGGCGGCACCGGGGTGACCTGCCCCGCGTTCGCCGCGCGGTGA
- a CDS encoding dodecin → MSGVYKKIDVVGTSPVSFAEATRAAIEEAGRTVRHMSWFEVAEQRGAIKDGKVAEFQVTLRIGFKLE, encoded by the coding sequence ATGAGCGGCGTCTACAAGAAGATCGACGTGGTCGGGACGTCCCCGGTGAGCTTCGCGGAGGCGACCCGGGCCGCGATCGAGGAGGCGGGCCGGACGGTGCGGCACATGAGCTGGTTCGAGGTGGCCGAGCAGCGCGGCGCCATCAAGGACGGCAAGGTCGCCGAGTTCCAGGTGACGCTGCGCATCGGCTTCAAGCTGGAGTGA
- a CDS encoding DUF1992 domain-containing protein — protein sequence MARRRQGEGHETFVERLIREAQEEGAFERLSGAGKPLPLTGGELPEAWWIKEKLKREGLSSLPDAIAIRHEAEAVLAGTERLDDERVVRERLEALNARIRRINRTAVAGPPTTLAPLDVDAALERWRARRAAGAPAPGLRRG from the coding sequence GTGGCGCGGCGCAGGCAGGGCGAGGGCCACGAGACCTTCGTGGAGCGCCTCATCCGCGAGGCGCAGGAGGAGGGCGCGTTCGAGCGCCTCTCCGGCGCCGGCAAGCCGCTGCCGCTCACCGGCGGCGAGCTGCCCGAGGCCTGGTGGATCAAGGAGAAGCTGAAGCGCGAGGGGCTCTCCTCGCTGCCCGACGCGATCGCGATCCGCCACGAGGCCGAGGCGGTGCTGGCCGGGACCGAGCGGCTCGACGACGAGCGGGTGGTCCGCGAGCGGCTCGAGGCGCTGAACGCGCGCATCCGCCGCATCAACCGGACCGCGGTGGCAGGCCCGCCCACCACGCTCGCGCCGCTCGACGTGGACGCGGCGCTGGAGCGCTGGCGGGCGCGCCGCGCCGCGGGCGCCCCGGCGCCGGGCCTCCGCCGCGGGTGA
- the speA gene encoding biosynthetic arginine decarboxylase, with product MSIPEQRSDATTAMAAADWSIERAAQYYNVSGWGAGFFSINEKGHVAVHPMGQPGPTIDLMDVVEDIRERNIGFPCVVRFQDVLRARVKQINEAFGKAVAEMGYGASYFGVYPIKVNQMREVVDEIVDAGAPYHYGLEAGSKGELLVVLGMNADPEALTICNGYKDEEYLRLALLGRKLGRKVIVVIEKLSELPQLLRLGEEMGVDPMVGLRSKLTTRGTGKWEGSSGDFAKFGLTVPELIQAVRILKEAGKEHCAKLLHFHVGSQLTEIRVVKDAVNEGARVYAKLRKMGLPIEYFDVGGGLGVDYVGTRTNDFASSVNYSMDEYVGDVVYNVQRVCMNEGVPEPHLVSESGRAVTAHHSCIIIPVFGHIEIGSAEEIAKASEPEPNEAKVVREMREIVTSLTPRNRAETYHDAAAKKEEALQMFKLGILGLEERAVVESLFWKLVRGIAELNRGKKRPPRETRDLGDKIADQYMANFSLFQSAPDHWAFDQLFPIVPLHRMGEAPTRDTTIVDITCDSDGKIDRFIEGEGVDETLSLHALRPGEPYYLGMFMTGAYQDIMGDMHNLFGRVNEIHVFVDDEDPEDFYIEEVIPGDTIEKVLSRVQYEPADLFRRVKAALDQKVKEGAIRPKEGVGLQDFYEAVMKGYTYLGGV from the coding sequence ATGAGCATCCCCGAGCAGCGGAGCGACGCGACGACGGCGATGGCGGCCGCGGACTGGTCCATCGAGCGCGCGGCGCAGTACTACAACGTGAGCGGCTGGGGCGCGGGCTTCTTCTCGATCAACGAGAAGGGGCACGTCGCCGTCCACCCCATGGGCCAGCCGGGCCCGACCATCGACCTCATGGACGTCGTCGAGGACATCCGCGAGCGCAACATCGGCTTCCCGTGCGTGGTCCGGTTCCAGGACGTGCTGCGCGCCCGGGTGAAGCAGATCAACGAGGCGTTCGGGAAGGCCGTCGCCGAGATGGGCTACGGCGCGAGCTACTTCGGCGTCTACCCGATCAAGGTGAACCAGATGCGCGAGGTGGTCGACGAGATCGTCGATGCCGGCGCGCCGTACCACTACGGCCTGGAGGCCGGCTCGAAGGGCGAGCTGCTGGTGGTGCTCGGGATGAACGCCGACCCCGAGGCGCTCACCATCTGCAACGGCTACAAGGACGAGGAGTACCTGCGGCTGGCGCTGCTCGGGCGAAAGCTCGGCCGCAAGGTCATCGTGGTGATCGAGAAGCTCTCCGAGCTGCCGCAGCTCCTGCGGCTGGGCGAGGAGATGGGCGTGGACCCGATGGTCGGGCTCCGCTCCAAGCTCACCACCCGCGGCACCGGGAAGTGGGAGGGCTCCTCCGGCGACTTCGCCAAGTTTGGCCTCACCGTCCCGGAGCTGATCCAGGCGGTGCGGATCCTGAAGGAGGCCGGCAAGGAGCACTGCGCGAAGCTCCTCCACTTCCACGTCGGCTCGCAGCTCACCGAGATCCGGGTGGTGAAGGACGCCGTGAACGAGGGCGCCCGCGTCTACGCCAAGCTGCGGAAGATGGGGCTGCCCATCGAGTACTTCGACGTGGGCGGCGGCCTGGGCGTGGACTACGTGGGCACCCGCACCAACGACTTCGCCTCCTCGGTGAACTACTCGATGGACGAGTACGTGGGCGACGTCGTCTACAACGTGCAGCGCGTCTGCATGAACGAGGGCGTGCCCGAGCCGCACCTGGTCTCGGAGTCGGGCCGCGCCGTCACCGCGCACCACTCCTGCATCATCATCCCGGTGTTCGGGCACATCGAGATCGGCTCGGCGGAGGAGATCGCCAAGGCCTCCGAGCCCGAGCCGAACGAGGCCAAGGTGGTCCGCGAGATGCGCGAGATCGTCACCTCGCTCACCCCGCGCAACCGCGCCGAGACCTACCACGACGCCGCCGCCAAGAAGGAGGAGGCGCTCCAGATGTTCAAGCTCGGCATCCTCGGGCTGGAGGAGCGCGCGGTGGTGGAGAGCCTGTTCTGGAAGCTGGTGCGGGGGATCGCCGAGCTGAACCGCGGCAAGAAGCGCCCGCCCCGCGAGACCCGCGACCTCGGCGACAAGATCGCCGACCAGTACATGGCGAACTTCTCGCTCTTCCAGAGCGCGCCGGATCACTGGGCCTTCGACCAGCTCTTCCCGATCGTGCCGCTGCACCGCATGGGCGAGGCGCCCACCCGCGACACGACCATCGTGGACATCACCTGCGACTCCGACGGGAAGATCGACCGCTTCATCGAGGGGGAGGGGGTGGACGAGACGCTCTCGCTCCACGCGCTCCGCCCCGGCGAGCCGTACTACCTCGGCATGTTCATGACCGGCGCCTACCAGGACATCATGGGCGACATGCACAACCTGTTCGGCCGGGTGAACGAGATCCACGTGTTCGTGGACGACGAGGACCCGGAGGACTTCTACATCGAGGAGGTCATCCCCGGGGACACCATCGAGAAGGTGCTCTCGCGCGTGCAGTACGAGCCCGCCGACCTGTTCCGCCGCGTGAAGGCCGCGCTCGACCAGAAGGTGAAGGAGGGCGCCATCCGGCCGAAGGAGGGCGTGGGCCTGCAGGACTTCTACGAGGCGGTGATGAAGGGCTACACGTACCTGGGCGGCGTGTAG
- a CDS encoding ABC transporter ATP-binding protein: MTPRHARPPRPTADASLRGRIAGARTVFRQVPGTLRLVWDTDRRSALAVAALTLVSALLPAAVAWVGKLIVDGVVASARSGLAADRVRVLWLVAAEAGLMGLQLALARLLGMLRELMRAGVGNVINERILEKAVELELRHFEDAEVYDKMQNARREASARPLSLAMQAFAIGQNAVTLAALSGLLLRLSPASVLVIVAASIPAFVAEARLSAESFRVNTWRAPEGRKLNYLEWILTRDSHVKEVKLFGLGPLVLGRYRALFRKFFEEDRRIAIRRMRAGVAFGLVSLAAFYGMYALMAGRAAQGAITLGDLTLYIAVFRQGQGAVQAILSAMGGMYEDALFMSNLFDFLGIPTGGEAPRVRPALSPPRGRPGALELRDVSFRYPGQQEWALRNVTLTLAPGEKLGLVGENGAGKSTLVKLLLRLYEPTEGAILYGGVDLRDMDPADLRGRIGAVFQDFVRYQFTAAENIGLGNPLHVDDRPRIEEAARRGGAEPVIDALPQRYDTVLGGWFERGHEISAGQWQKLAIARAFMREAEVLILDEPTASIDAEAEHELFHRFQALAAHRSAIVISHRFSTVRIADRIGVLHGGRLEELGTHQELIARDGRYAHLFHLQAQGYLD, from the coding sequence GTGACCCCGCGCCACGCCCGCCCTCCCCGCCCCACCGCCGACGCCTCGCTCCGGGGCCGGATCGCGGGCGCCCGGACCGTGTTCCGGCAGGTGCCGGGCACGCTGCGGCTGGTGTGGGACACCGACCGCCGCAGCGCGCTGGCGGTGGCGGCGCTGACGCTGGTCTCGGCCCTGCTGCCCGCCGCGGTCGCCTGGGTCGGCAAGCTCATCGTGGACGGCGTGGTGGCCTCCGCCCGCAGCGGCCTCGCCGCGGATCGGGTGCGCGTGCTGTGGCTCGTCGCCGCGGAGGCCGGGCTGATGGGCCTCCAGCTGGCGCTCGCCCGGCTCCTCGGGATGCTCCGCGAGCTGATGCGCGCCGGCGTCGGCAACGTCATCAACGAGCGCATCCTGGAGAAGGCGGTCGAGCTCGAGCTCCGGCACTTCGAGGACGCCGAGGTCTACGACAAGATGCAGAACGCCCGGCGGGAGGCCTCCGCCCGGCCGCTGTCCCTCGCCATGCAGGCGTTCGCCATCGGGCAGAACGCCGTCACGCTCGCCGCGCTGTCCGGGCTGCTGCTCCGCCTCTCCCCGGCGAGCGTGCTCGTCATCGTCGCCGCGTCGATCCCGGCGTTCGTCGCCGAGGCGCGCCTCTCGGCCGAGTCGTTCCGGGTGAACACCTGGCGCGCACCCGAGGGGCGCAAGCTCAACTACCTCGAGTGGATCCTGACCCGCGACAGCCACGTCAAGGAGGTGAAGCTGTTCGGGCTGGGCCCGCTGGTGCTGGGGCGCTACCGGGCGCTGTTCCGCAAGTTCTTCGAGGAGGACCGGCGCATCGCCATCCGCCGCATGCGCGCCGGCGTGGCGTTCGGGCTGGTCTCGCTGGCCGCCTTCTACGGCATGTACGCGCTCATGGCGGGCCGCGCCGCCCAGGGCGCCATCACGCTCGGCGACCTCACGCTCTACATCGCGGTCTTCCGGCAGGGCCAGGGGGCGGTGCAGGCCATCCTCTCCGCCATGGGCGGCATGTACGAGGACGCGCTGTTCATGTCCAATCTGTTCGACTTCCTCGGCATCCCGACCGGCGGCGAGGCGCCGCGGGTCCGGCCGGCCCTGTCGCCGCCGCGGGGCCGCCCCGGCGCGCTCGAGCTGCGCGACGTGTCCTTCCGCTACCCGGGCCAGCAGGAGTGGGCGCTCCGGAACGTCACGCTCACGCTGGCGCCGGGCGAGAAGCTGGGCCTGGTCGGCGAGAACGGCGCGGGGAAGAGCACGCTGGTGAAGCTGCTGCTGCGGCTCTACGAGCCCACCGAGGGCGCCATCCTGTACGGCGGGGTGGACCTGCGCGACATGGACCCGGCCGACCTGCGCGGCCGGATCGGCGCGGTGTTCCAGGACTTCGTGCGCTACCAGTTCACGGCCGCCGAGAACATCGGCCTCGGCAACCCGCTCCACGTGGACGACCGGCCCCGCATCGAGGAGGCGGCCCGCCGCGGCGGCGCCGAGCCGGTCATCGACGCGCTGCCGCAGCGCTACGACACCGTCCTGGGCGGCTGGTTCGAGCGCGGCCACGAGATCTCCGCCGGGCAGTGGCAGAAGCTGGCCATCGCGCGGGCGTTCATGCGCGAGGCGGAGGTGCTCATCCTCGACGAGCCGACCGCGTCCATCGACGCGGAGGCCGAGCACGAGCTGTTCCACCGCTTCCAGGCGCTCGCCGCCCACCGCTCCGCCATCGTCATCTCCCACCGGTTCTCGACGGTCCGGATCGCCGACCGCATCGGCGTGCTGCACGGCGGCCGCCTCGAGGAGCTCGGCACGCACCAGGAGCTGATCGCGCGGGACGGCCGCTACGCCCACCTGTTCCACCTGCAGGCGCAGGGCTACCTGGACTGA
- a CDS encoding class I SAM-dependent methyltransferase → MRGLEQIPWLYDLGLTLAERGVVGRWRRWLAGGARGRTLDLGTGTGRNLPLAPGEVRILALDPHPQNLARARRRGPGVPMVRAKAEALPFRDGAFDTVLCALVLCSVEDPPRALAELRRVLRPGGDLRAMEHVRPAGLAGRIHDVLQPAWTWVTGGCHPNRDTERTIAEAGFELVPSSREARGNLRRLEARAPLSRGTDSR, encoded by the coding sequence ATGCGCGGCCTCGAGCAGATCCCCTGGCTCTACGACCTCGGCCTCACGCTCGCGGAGCGCGGGGTGGTGGGGCGCTGGCGGCGGTGGCTCGCCGGCGGGGCCCGGGGCCGGACGCTCGACCTCGGCACCGGGACCGGCCGCAACCTGCCGCTCGCGCCGGGCGAGGTGCGCATCCTGGCGCTCGATCCCCACCCGCAGAACCTGGCCCGGGCCCGGCGCCGGGGCCCGGGCGTGCCGATGGTCCGGGCGAAGGCCGAGGCGCTGCCCTTCCGCGACGGGGCGTTCGACACCGTGCTGTGCGCGTTGGTGCTGTGCAGCGTGGAGGACCCGCCGCGCGCGCTCGCCGAGCTGCGGCGCGTGCTCCGGCCCGGCGGCGACCTGCGCGCGATGGAGCACGTCCGCCCGGCGGGCCTCGCGGGCCGGATCCACGACGTCCTCCAGCCGGCCTGGACCTGGGTGACCGGCGGCTGCCATCCGAACCGCGACACCGAGCGGACCATCGCCGAGGCCGGCTTCGAGCTCGTCCCGTCCAGCCGGGAGGCCCGCGGCAACCTGCGCCGGCTGGAGGCGCGCGCGCCCCTGTCGCGCGGGACCGACTCCCGGTAA